A window from Mycobacterium botniense encodes these proteins:
- a CDS encoding Mur ligase family protein, whose product MITTRAHLALAAGASARWASRVTGRGAGAMIGGLVALALDRSVLRQLGAGRRTVLVTGTNGKSTTTRMTAAALRGLGAVATNAEGANMDAGLVAALAADRDAKLAVLEVDEMHVPHVADAVEPAVITLLNLSRDQLDRVGEINVIERTLRAGLARHPKAVIVANCDDVLMTSAAYDSAEVVWVAAGGAWSRDSVSCPRSGEVIVRENGHWHSTGTDFKRPSPHWWFDEDMLYGPNGLALPMRLALPGSVNRGNAAQAVAAAVALGADPAAAVAAVSQVDEVAGRYRRIRVGAHTVRLLLAKNPAGWQQALAMVDKQAGGVVIAVNGRVPDGEDLSWLWDVHFEHFAHTSVVAAGERGTDLAVRLTYAGVPHTLVHDPLAAIASCPPGQVEVVANYTAFLQLQRKLVRLK is encoded by the coding sequence GTGATCACCACCCGCGCACATCTGGCCCTGGCCGCCGGAGCCAGCGCACGGTGGGCCTCACGGGTCACCGGGCGCGGCGCCGGGGCGATGATCGGCGGGCTGGTGGCCCTGGCACTAGACCGCTCGGTGCTGCGTCAGCTCGGTGCGGGTCGGCGCACTGTCCTCGTCACCGGCACCAACGGCAAGTCGACCACAACCCGGATGACCGCCGCCGCGCTGCGCGGATTGGGCGCGGTGGCCACCAACGCCGAGGGCGCCAACATGGACGCCGGTCTGGTGGCCGCGCTCGCCGCAGACCGTGATGCCAAGCTGGCCGTCTTGGAAGTCGACGAAATGCATGTTCCGCACGTCGCCGACGCTGTCGAACCCGCTGTCATCACCCTGCTCAATTTGTCGCGCGACCAGTTGGACCGCGTCGGTGAGATCAACGTCATCGAACGCACACTGCGCGCCGGACTGGCCAGACATCCCAAGGCCGTCATCGTCGCCAACTGCGACGACGTGTTGATGACCTCGGCCGCCTACGACAGCGCCGAGGTGGTGTGGGTGGCCGCGGGCGGTGCGTGGTCACGCGACTCAGTCAGCTGCCCGCGCAGCGGCGAGGTAATCGTCCGCGAAAACGGCCACTGGCATTCCACGGGAACGGATTTCAAACGGCCCAGCCCACATTGGTGGTTCGACGAGGACATGCTCTACGGTCCCAATGGGCTGGCGCTGCCGATGCGGCTGGCGCTGCCCGGCTCGGTGAACCGCGGTAATGCCGCCCAGGCGGTCGCGGCCGCTGTCGCTTTGGGTGCCGACCCTGCCGCAGCGGTGGCAGCCGTATCGCAGGTCGACGAGGTCGCTGGACGTTACCGGCGCATCCGCGTCGGCGCACATACCGTGCGGCTGCTGCTGGCCAAGAATCCCGCCGGCTGGCAGCAGGCTCTCGCGATGGTGGACAAGCAGGCCGGAGGGGTGGTCATCGCGGTCAACGGGCGGGTGCCCGACGGCGAAGACCTCTCATGGCTCTGGGACGTACACTTCGAGCATTTCGCACACACCTCGGTGGTAGCCGCTGGCGAGCGGGGCACCGACCTGGCGGTCCGGTTGACGTATGCAGGGGTGCCGCACACGCTGGTACACGACCCTCTCGCGGCCATCGCGTCATGCCCACCGGGGCAGGTGGAGGTCGTCGCCAATTACACCGCGTTTTTGCAGCTGCAACGAAAATTGGTGCGGCTGAAATGA
- a CDS encoding DUF4185 domain-containing protein: MSSAYPRRVTRCSLTAASVACLLVPQTLWVAKADPPAPRPEPIVQPLAPGEVIRIGPAAGTGTPTREYGIGATDLCEFMEFPTEVLQVCGDSFAGQGVGFGPWFSPIALHVDMSSVDDPAGVRYTGVTGVWERLLAEPTPPGESQLPAGVVQINRQNYLLVTTTRELVPLNSRLVKAEVAHGDWETVAGSVREASYQNGRQSQISGYYDPLPTADSPRGWVYIVADSFDRSQPVVLYRATPEAFTDRSRWQGWASGPDGGWNKPPTPLWGDHVGEMSFKQVEGKAVLSYFNATTGNMEVRVANDPTSLGSAPVTTVVQHDEWPEPAESLPPPYDNRLAQPYGGYISPGSTLDELRVFVSQWNNVDPRARAPYRVIQFAVNPYKPD, encoded by the coding sequence GTGAGCTCGGCCTACCCCCGCCGGGTCACCCGGTGTTCGCTGACAGCTGCGTCGGTGGCGTGTTTGCTTGTGCCGCAGACTCTTTGGGTGGCGAAAGCTGATCCGCCCGCTCCCCGGCCGGAGCCAATCGTGCAGCCGCTGGCCCCGGGCGAGGTGATCCGGATCGGACCGGCCGCGGGCACCGGCACACCCACCCGCGAGTACGGCATCGGCGCCACCGACCTGTGCGAGTTCATGGAGTTCCCCACCGAAGTGCTACAGGTCTGCGGTGATAGCTTCGCCGGCCAGGGTGTCGGGTTCGGTCCCTGGTTCTCCCCGATCGCGTTGCATGTGGACATGTCCTCGGTCGATGACCCGGCAGGGGTGCGCTACACCGGGGTCACCGGTGTCTGGGAGCGGCTGCTGGCTGAGCCCACGCCGCCGGGAGAGTCACAGCTACCCGCTGGGGTAGTGCAGATTAACCGGCAAAACTATCTACTGGTCACCACCACAAGAGAGCTGGTGCCACTGAATTCCCGTCTGGTGAAAGCCGAAGTAGCGCACGGTGATTGGGAAACCGTAGCGGGGTCGGTACGGGAAGCGTCCTACCAGAACGGTCGACAATCGCAAATCAGCGGCTACTATGACCCGCTGCCCACCGCTGACTCCCCCAGGGGGTGGGTCTACATCGTGGCCGATAGCTTCGACCGCAGCCAGCCCGTGGTGCTCTACCGGGCCACGCCTGAGGCGTTCACCGACCGGTCCCGGTGGCAGGGCTGGGCCTCCGGGCCGGACGGCGGTTGGAACAAACCTCCGACGCCCTTGTGGGGTGATCACGTGGGGGAGATGAGTTTCAAGCAGGTTGAAGGCAAAGCGGTGCTGTCATATTTCAACGCCACCACCGGCAACATGGAGGTTCGGGTGGCCAACGATCCGACATCGCTGGGGAGCGCGCCGGTCACCACGGTCGTCCAACACGACGAGTGGCCTGAGCCCGCAGAGAGCCTGCCCCCACCGTATGACAACCGGCTCGCCCAACCCTACGGTGGCTACATCTCACCAGGTTCGACGCTGGACGAATTGCGGGTGTTCGTCAGCCAGTGGAATAACGTTGATCCACGAGCCCGCGCCCCATACCGCGTCATCCAGTTCGCGGTCAACCCGTATAAGCCCGACTAG
- the recR gene encoding recombination mediator RecR translates to MFEGPVQDLIDELGKLPGIGPKSAQRIAFYLLSVQPPQIDRLREVLAKVRDGVRFCAVCGNVSDNERCRICADPRRDGSLVCVVEEPKDVQAVERTREFRGRYHVLGGALDPLSGVGPEQLRIRELLHRIGEPVDGVEVTEVIIATDPNTEGEATATYLMRVLRDIPGLTVTRIASGLPMGGDLEFADELTLGRALTGRRVMV, encoded by the coding sequence TTGTTCGAAGGACCGGTTCAGGATCTGATCGACGAACTCGGGAAACTGCCGGGTATCGGGCCGAAGAGCGCGCAGCGCATCGCTTTCTATTTGTTGTCGGTGCAACCGCCCCAGATCGACAGGCTGAGGGAGGTGCTGGCGAAGGTTCGCGACGGCGTGCGCTTCTGCGCGGTGTGCGGCAATGTCTCCGACAACGAGCGGTGCCGGATCTGCGCTGATCCTCGCCGGGACGGCTCTTTGGTGTGCGTGGTCGAGGAGCCCAAAGACGTCCAGGCTGTCGAGCGTACTCGTGAATTCCGTGGCCGCTACCACGTGCTGGGCGGCGCGCTGGATCCGCTGTCCGGAGTTGGGCCCGAGCAGCTGCGGATCCGTGAGCTGCTGCACCGGATCGGCGAGCCGGTCGACGGGGTCGAGGTCACCGAGGTGATTATCGCCACCGACCCCAATACCGAGGGTGAAGCGACGGCCACCTATCTGATGCGGGTGCTGCGCGATATTCCGGGCCTGACTGTGACTCGGATCGCGTCCGGGCTGCCGATGGGCGGCGACCTGGAATTCGCCGACGAGCTGACCCTCGGTCGCGCGCTCACCGGCCGCCGGGTGATGGTGTAG
- a CDS encoding aspartate kinase: MALVVQKYGGSSVADAERIRRVAERIVETKKQGNDVVVVVSAMGDTTDGLLELAQQVCPAPPPRELDMLLTAGERISNALVAMAIESLGAHARSFTGSQAGVITTSTHGNAKIIDVTPSRLQDALNQGQIVLVAGFQGVSQDSRDVTTLGRGGSDTTAVALAAALGADVCEIYTDVDGIFSADPRIVSNARRLETVTFEEMLEMAACGAKVLMLRCVEYARRYNIPVHVRSSYSDKPGTVVTGSIKDKPMEDPILTGVAHDRSEAKVTIVGIPDIPGYAAKVFRAVADADVNIDMVLQNVSKVENGKTDITFTCSRDSGPTAVAKLDSLKDEIGFTQVLYDDHIGKVSLIGAGMRSHPGVTATFCEALAGVGVNIELISTSEIRISVLIRDTEVDKAVLALHEAFGLGGEERATVYAGTGR, encoded by the coding sequence GTGGCGCTCGTCGTGCAGAAGTACGGCGGATCATCGGTGGCCGACGCCGAGCGGATCCGTCGGGTGGCCGAGCGCATCGTCGAGACCAAAAAGCAGGGAAACGACGTTGTCGTCGTGGTCTCCGCGATGGGCGACACCACCGACGGTCTGCTCGAACTGGCCCAGCAGGTATGCCCCGCGCCGCCTCCGCGTGAGCTGGACATGCTGCTGACCGCCGGTGAACGCATCTCCAACGCGCTGGTGGCCATGGCCATCGAATCGCTAGGCGCCCATGCCCGCTCGTTCACCGGGTCGCAAGCCGGTGTTATCACCACCAGCACCCACGGCAACGCGAAAATCATCGACGTCACGCCGAGCCGTTTACAAGACGCACTCAACCAGGGTCAGATTGTGTTGGTCGCCGGCTTTCAGGGCGTCAGCCAGGACAGCCGCGACGTGACCACGCTCGGCCGCGGCGGCTCGGACACTACCGCGGTCGCGTTGGCCGCGGCGCTGGGCGCCGACGTCTGCGAGATTTACACCGACGTGGACGGCATTTTCAGCGCAGACCCGCGGATTGTGTCCAACGCCCGCAGACTGGAGACCGTCACATTCGAGGAGATGCTCGAGATGGCGGCCTGCGGCGCGAAGGTACTCATGCTGCGCTGCGTGGAATACGCTCGCCGCTACAACATTCCGGTACACGTCCGTTCGTCGTACTCGGACAAGCCGGGCACTGTCGTCACCGGATCGATCAAGGACAAGCCCATGGAAGATCCCATCCTGACCGGAGTTGCGCACGATCGCAGCGAGGCGAAGGTGACTATCGTCGGCATCCCCGACATCCCCGGCTACGCGGCCAAGGTGTTCCGGGCGGTCGCCGACGCCGACGTCAACATCGACATGGTGTTGCAGAACGTGTCCAAGGTGGAAAACGGTAAGACCGACATCACGTTCACCTGTTCCCGCGACAGCGGACCTACCGCGGTGGCCAAACTGGATTCGCTCAAAGACGAAATCGGTTTCACCCAGGTGCTGTACGACGATCACATCGGCAAGGTGTCGCTGATCGGGGCCGGTATGCGCAGCCATCCCGGGGTCACCGCGACATTCTGTGAAGCGCTGGCCGGGGTGGGGGTCAATATCGAGCTGATCTCCACGTCGGAGATCCGGATCTCGGTGCTGATCAGAGACACGGAGGTGGATAAGGCTGTGCTCGCACTGCACGAGGCGTTCGGTCTCGGGGGTGAGGAGCGGGCGACCGTGTATGCGGGGACGGGCCGCTAA
- a CDS encoding aspartate-semialdehyde dehydrogenase, with protein MAPTGLAIGIVGATGQVGQVMRTLLEERNFPATSVRFFASARSQGRKLAFRGQDIEVEDAETADPTGLDIALFSAGAAMSRVHAPRFAAAGVTVIDNSSAWRKDPDVPLVVAEVNFARDARHRPKGIIANPNCTTMVAMPVLKVLHDEAQLVRLVASSYQAVSGSGVAGVAELATQARAVIDNAEKLVHDGSAVEFPTPKTYLAPIAFNVVPLAGGLVDDGSGETDEDQKLRYESRKILGIPDLQVSGTCVRVPVFTGHCLSINAEFARPLSPQRARELLDNAPGVTLVDVPTPLAAAGVDESLVGRIRPDPGVPDGRGLALFVAGDNLRKGAALNTIQIAELLADEL; from the coding sequence ATGGCGCCCACCGGCCTGGCGATAGGGATCGTGGGCGCCACCGGCCAGGTAGGGCAGGTGATGCGCACGTTGCTGGAGGAACGGAATTTCCCGGCCACCAGTGTGCGTTTTTTCGCATCTGCCCGCTCCCAGGGCCGCAAACTCGCGTTCCGCGGGCAGGATATCGAGGTCGAAGACGCCGAGACCGCCGACCCGACCGGACTGGACATCGCGCTGTTCTCAGCGGGTGCGGCAATGTCGCGGGTGCACGCACCGCGGTTCGCCGCGGCCGGGGTGACGGTGATCGACAACTCTTCGGCATGGCGCAAAGATCCCGACGTGCCGCTGGTGGTGGCCGAGGTGAACTTTGCACGTGACGCCCGGCATCGGCCTAAGGGCATCATCGCCAATCCCAACTGCACGACGATGGTCGCGATGCCGGTGCTCAAAGTGCTGCACGACGAAGCGCAGCTGGTGCGCCTGGTGGCGTCGAGCTACCAGGCGGTGTCCGGCAGTGGCGTAGCCGGGGTGGCTGAACTGGCCACCCAGGCACGCGCGGTCATCGACAACGCCGAGAAGCTGGTGCATGACGGCAGCGCAGTGGAGTTTCCGACGCCGAAAACCTATCTCGCGCCGATCGCCTTCAACGTGGTCCCGCTGGCGGGGGGGTTGGTTGACGACGGCTCAGGAGAGACTGACGAGGACCAGAAGCTGCGCTACGAAAGCCGCAAGATTCTCGGGATCCCGGACCTGCAGGTCAGCGGCACCTGCGTGCGAGTGCCGGTGTTCACCGGCCACTGCTTGTCGATCAACGCCGAGTTCGCCCGGCCGCTTTCACCCCAGCGGGCCCGTGAGCTGCTCGACAACGCGCCGGGCGTGACACTGGTTGACGTGCCGACACCGCTCGCCGCCGCCGGGGTCGACGAATCGCTGGTCGGGCGGATCCGGCCTGACCCGGGGGTGCCCGACGGGCGCGGCCTGGCGCTTTTCGTCGCGGGCGACAACCTGCGCAAAGGGGCGGCGCTCAATACCATCCAGATCGCCGAGCTGCTGGCCGACGAGCTGTGA
- a CDS encoding YbaB/EbfC family nucleoid-associated protein, whose amino-acid sequence MQPGAQPDMSAFLAQAQQMQQKLIEAQQQLANTEVRGQAGGGLVEVTVKGSGEVAAVKIDPKVVDPDDVETLQDLIVGALADASKQVTAMAQARLAPLASGMGSALGMPES is encoded by the coding sequence ATGCAACCCGGAGCTCAGCCGGATATGTCAGCGTTCCTGGCCCAGGCGCAGCAGATGCAGCAAAAGCTGATCGAGGCCCAGCAACAACTGGCTAATACCGAGGTGCGCGGTCAGGCTGGCGGGGGCCTCGTCGAGGTCACAGTGAAGGGCAGTGGTGAGGTAGCGGCGGTGAAGATCGATCCCAAGGTCGTCGACCCGGACGACGTCGAGACCCTGCAGGATCTGATTGTCGGCGCCCTCGCTGATGCGTCCAAACAGGTCACCGCCATGGCGCAGGCGCGGCTGGCGCCGTTGGCCAGCGGGATGGGCAGCGCGCTGGGTATGCCGGAGTCCTGA
- the leuA gene encoding 2-isopropylmalate synthase yields the protein MRSITQPGGPPNPGQPAWNPQRGSSMPIHRYRSFAEEVEPISLPDRTWPDKVIDRAPLWCAVDLRDGNQALIDPMSPARKRRMFDLLVCMGYKEIEVGFPSASQTDFDFVREIIEHDAIPEDVTIQVLTQCRPELIERTFQACEGAPKVIVHFYNSTSILQRRIVFRADRAAVQEIAVQGARKCLDEAAKYPGTQWRFEYSPESYTGTELEYAKQVCDAVGDVIEPTPDNPIIFNLPATVEMTTPNVYADSIEWMSRNLARRDAVILSLHPHNDRGTAVAAAELGYQAGADRIEGCLFGNGERTGNVCLVTLGLNLFSRGIDPQIDFSNIDEIRRTVEYCNQLPVHERHPYGGDLVYTAFSGSHQDAINKGLDAMKVAADEADSDVDDMLWQVPYLPIDPRDVGRTYEAVIRVNSQSGKGGVAYIMKTDHGLALPRRLQIEFSQVIQKIADGEGGEVSPKEMWEAFAEEYLAPVWPLERMKQRVIASEVDGGTDRIEAVVKVDGVETEISGTGNGPLAAFVDALSHVGFLVHVLDYSEHAMSAGEEAQAAAYVEASVVRMASAAQPGDAGPHPEPPVRMASAAQPGDAGPHPGFQGGRTVWGVGIAPSITTASLRAVVSAVNRACRG from the coding sequence ATTCGTAGCATCACCCAACCCGGAGGCCCACCTAATCCCGGTCAGCCGGCGTGGAACCCGCAGCGCGGCTCGAGCATGCCGATTCACCGGTATCGTTCGTTTGCTGAGGAAGTCGAACCCATCAGCCTGCCCGACCGCACCTGGCCCGACAAGGTCATCGACCGCGCGCCGCTGTGGTGCGCGGTGGATCTGCGCGACGGTAACCAGGCACTGATCGACCCGATGAGCCCGGCCCGTAAGCGGCGCATGTTCGACCTGCTGGTATGCATGGGCTATAAGGAGATCGAAGTCGGCTTCCCGTCGGCGAGCCAAACCGATTTCGATTTCGTCCGGGAGATCATCGAGCACGATGCGATTCCCGAGGATGTCACTATTCAGGTGCTGACCCAGTGCCGCCCAGAGCTGATCGAGCGCACTTTCCAAGCATGCGAAGGCGCGCCGAAAGTGATCGTGCACTTCTACAACTCGACGTCGATCCTGCAGCGGCGCATTGTGTTTCGCGCCGACCGGGCCGCTGTCCAGGAGATCGCGGTGCAGGGTGCCCGTAAATGCCTCGACGAGGCTGCCAAGTACCCCGGCACACAGTGGCGGTTCGAATACTCCCCGGAGTCGTACACCGGCACTGAGCTGGAGTACGCCAAACAGGTCTGCGATGCGGTTGGCGACGTCATCGAACCGACGCCGGACAACCCGATCATCTTCAACTTGCCTGCCACTGTGGAGATGACCACGCCCAATGTTTACGCCGACTCGATCGAGTGGATGAGCCGCAACCTGGCCCGCCGCGACGCTGTCATCTTGAGCCTGCACCCGCACAACGACCGCGGAACCGCAGTCGCTGCCGCCGAATTGGGTTATCAAGCGGGTGCTGACCGAATTGAGGGCTGCCTTTTCGGCAATGGTGAGCGCACGGGCAATGTGTGTCTGGTGACGCTGGGGCTGAACCTGTTCTCCCGCGGCATCGACCCGCAGATCGATTTTTCCAACATCGACGAGATCCGGCGCACCGTGGAGTACTGCAACCAGCTGCCGGTGCACGAGCGTCACCCGTACGGCGGCGACTTGGTGTATACCGCCTTCTCCGGAAGCCACCAGGACGCCATCAACAAGGGGCTGGACGCGATGAAGGTCGCGGCCGACGAGGCCGACTCGGATGTCGACGACATGCTGTGGCAGGTTCCGTATCTGCCCATCGACCCGCGCGACGTTGGCCGCACCTACGAGGCGGTGATCCGGGTCAATTCCCAGTCCGGCAAGGGCGGGGTGGCCTACATCATGAAGACCGATCACGGTCTGGCGCTGCCGCGCCGGCTGCAGATCGAGTTCAGCCAGGTGATCCAGAAGATCGCCGATGGGGAGGGTGGAGAGGTCTCGCCGAAGGAGATGTGGGAGGCGTTTGCCGAGGAGTACCTCGCGCCGGTGTGGCCACTGGAGCGGATGAAACAGCGTGTGATCGCCTCGGAGGTCGACGGAGGCACGGACCGTATCGAAGCCGTCGTCAAGGTCGATGGAGTGGAGACCGAGATCAGCGGCACCGGCAACGGCCCGCTGGCCGCATTCGTCGACGCGCTGAGCCATGTTGGCTTCCTCGTCCACGTCTTGGACTACTCCGAGCACGCGATGTCCGCGGGCGAGGAAGCACAAGCCGCCGCCTACGTCGAAGCGTCGGTGGTGAGGATGGCAAGCGCGGCGCAGCCGGGCGACGCAGGTCCTCACCCCGAACCCCCCGTGAGGATGGCAAGCGCGGCGCAGCCGGGCGACGCAGGTCCTCACCCCGGGTTTCAGGGCGGGCGCACAGTTTGGGGTGTGGGCATCGCGCCGTCGATCACCACCGCCTCATTGCGGGCCGTAGTGTCGGCGGTGAACCGCGCCTGCCGCGGCTGA
- a CDS encoding SHOCT domain-containing protein, with amino-acid sequence MWHTFWDFLWSAIVIFAFIAYLLILFNIVVDMFWRDHQTSGWVKAIWVVFLIVFPYLTALVYLIARGEGMAIRARESAAAAKRETDAYIRDVAGRSPTQEIAHAKELLDAGTITQAEFESLKAKALG; translated from the coding sequence GTGTGGCATACGTTCTGGGATTTCCTGTGGTCGGCGATCGTGATTTTCGCGTTCATCGCCTATCTTTTGATCCTGTTCAACATTGTTGTCGACATGTTCTGGCGTGATCACCAGACGTCGGGCTGGGTCAAGGCCATTTGGGTCGTGTTCCTCATCGTCTTTCCATACCTCACTGCATTGGTCTACCTGATCGCGCGCGGGGAGGGCATGGCGATTCGGGCACGCGAATCTGCCGCTGCGGCTAAGCGGGAAACCGACGCCTATATCCGCGATGTCGCAGGCCGCTCGCCGACCCAGGAGATCGCCCACGCCAAGGAGCTGCTCGACGCCGGCACCATCACTCAAGCCGAGTTCGAATCGTTGAAGGCCAAAGCGCTCGGCTAA
- a CDS encoding DEDDh family exonuclease has product MTWGRPATDPSEGWAVVDVETSGFKPGQARIISLAVLGLDADGHVENSVISLLNPGVDPGPTHVHGLTAAMLENQPRFADIVADVVEVLRGRTLVAHNAAFDYAFLVAEAEMANAELPVDTAMCTVELARRLDLGVDNLRLETLAAHWGVNQQQPHDAFDDAQVLSRVLLAAVERARDRGVWLPVRPVTRRYWPNGRVTHDELRPLTVLASRIPCPYLNPGRYVRGQPLVQGMRVALAAEVKRTHEELLERIVHAGLAYTAVVDSETSLVICNEPHPAHGKGLLARELGIPVLCDAQFMECVGEVAAGTGVTEFAEVIGVDQQYALF; this is encoded by the coding sequence ATGACCTGGGGTCGGCCGGCTACGGATCCCAGCGAGGGCTGGGCTGTCGTCGATGTCGAGACATCCGGCTTTAAGCCTGGTCAGGCACGGATCATCAGCCTGGCTGTGCTGGGCTTGGACGCCGACGGGCACGTGGAGAACTCTGTTATCAGCCTCCTCAACCCGGGAGTAGATCCTGGCCCTACTCATGTGCACGGCCTGACCGCAGCCATGCTGGAAAACCAGCCGCGGTTCGCCGACATCGTCGCTGATGTGGTCGAGGTTTTACGTGGCCGCACCCTGGTCGCGCACAATGCCGCGTTCGACTATGCGTTCTTGGTCGCCGAAGCCGAGATGGCCAACGCTGAACTCCCGGTCGACACCGCCATGTGCACGGTCGAGCTGGCCCGCCGGCTAGACCTTGGCGTTGACAATCTGCGGTTGGAAACGCTCGCCGCGCACTGGGGGGTAAACCAGCAGCAGCCGCACGACGCGTTCGACGACGCGCAGGTGCTGAGCCGGGTGCTGCTTGCGGCGGTCGAGCGCGCTCGCGACCGTGGCGTGTGGCTGCCTGTGCGTCCGGTGACGCGCCGTTACTGGCCCAATGGCCGGGTCACCCACGACGAACTGCGACCGTTGACGGTGTTGGCATCGCGGATACCGTGTCCGTATCTCAACCCTGGCCGATATGTGCGGGGCCAACCGCTGGTCCAGGGTATGCGCGTGGCGCTTGCTGCGGAGGTGAAGCGGACCCACGAGGAGCTCCTCGAGCGGATTGTGCACGCCGGGCTGGCCTATACCGCTGTCGTCGACTCGGAAACCTCGCTGGTGATCTGCAATGAACCACATCCCGCACACGGCAAAGGCCTATTGGCTCGTGAGCTGGGTATACCGGTGCTCTGCGATGCCCAGTTCATGGAATGTGTCGGCGAAGTCGCCGCCGGCACCGGCGTGACGGAATTCGCCGAAGTGATCGGCGTCGACCAGCAGTACGCCTTGTTCTGA
- a CDS encoding type 1 glutamine amidotransferase, which produces MKKTADSTLRIGLVLPDVMGTYGDSGNAVVLRQRLRLRGIPAEIVEITLADPVPESLDLYTLGGAEDYAQRLATRHLRRYPGLQRAAARGAPVLAICAAIQVLGQWYETSSGERVEGVGLLDVTTSPQRVRTIGELVSRPLSAGLTTLLTGFENHRGGTVLGAAASPLGAVHKGAGNRAGDGFDGAVQGTVIATYMHGPCLARNPELADLLLSRVVGELAPLELPEVELLRRERLRA; this is translated from the coding sequence ATGAAAAAGACGGCTGACTCGACATTGCGTATCGGGCTGGTACTGCCCGACGTGATGGGCACCTACGGCGACAGCGGCAACGCCGTGGTGCTGCGGCAGCGGCTGCGGCTGCGCGGCATCCCCGCGGAGATCGTCGAGATCACGCTGGCCGACCCGGTACCGGAGTCGTTGGACCTGTACACGCTGGGTGGCGCGGAGGACTACGCGCAGCGGCTGGCCACCCGGCATCTCCGCCGGTATCCGGGGCTGCAGCGTGCCGCCGCCCGGGGCGCACCGGTGCTGGCGATCTGCGCGGCGATCCAGGTGCTCGGGCAATGGTACGAAACATCGTCGGGTGAACGGGTCGAGGGCGTGGGCCTGCTTGATGTGACCACTTCACCGCAACGCGTGCGCACGATCGGTGAACTGGTCAGCAGGCCACTGTCGGCGGGCCTGACCACGCTGCTCACCGGATTTGAGAATCACCGCGGCGGCACGGTGCTGGGGGCCGCGGCCTCGCCGCTCGGCGCGGTGCACAAAGGTGCCGGCAACCGTGCCGGTGACGGCTTCGACGGTGCGGTGCAGGGCACCGTGATCGCCACCTACATGCACGGTCCGTGCCTGGCCCGCAACCCGGAGCTCGCCGACCTGCTGCTGAGCCGCGTTGTTGGCGAGCTGGCACCGCTGGAGCTGCCTGAGGTGGAGTTGCTGCGCCGCGAACGGCTTCGGGCCTGA